In Leclercia pneumoniae, the genomic window ACGACGCACAAGTGCGTTAAAGAGGCGATTTCAGGGTTCCAGCGCTCGCCTGGAACCCCTTTCATCTAAATCTCTGGCGTGTGTTTAAAGCCTGTCAGCATCAGCACAAGGCTCTCTTTCGACGCAGCGGTGTTGAACTGATAATGGTTACCCTGTCGATCGCCTCCGATATACCAGGAGATCTCCGTTTTCCCTGCGGCCAGTGCTTTACGTACTGCGGTATCGACATCCACCATCCGGTATTCCCGGACATGATTGAGATAGAGCAACGCCTCTGAGCGATAATTGCAGGCAGGACGCTGTTTCCAGTTCACCGTGGCGGGCTCCCAGTCATTGCTCGCCGGATAGAAGAAGATCTGATCGGCACCATTATTCTCTACCTTCCCGTCATAGAGGCGTATACGGTACTTAAACTGCGCAGGATCCTGCCCGGCCGGCAGCGGTGGGATGGCAAGTTTCACCAGGCTCAGCGTTTCCGGGTTGCGGGTACGGCCCCCCTGTTTCCAGTTATCGCTAATCTGCAGCCCCTGCCCTGATGGAGTCTCGCTGCTGACAGTGACATTCGCCAGCGCCTTCGAATACCCGTAGGGTACGTTGGTACCGCAGTCCATCCCCTGGTTCATACAGAGATCGGTCATAAATCGTGCCCCCTCCTCTGTCCAGCCGTTCATAAAGTCGGCGTGGGCCGTATAGAGGCTACCCCAGTGCTCCTCCCGCGTATCACCATTCATCGTGGGATCAAGAGAAAGCTGCGCTTTTGCCGTATCCAGGAAGGTAATGCCCTTTAGCACATAGGCCACATTCATATTGACGGTCGGGATCTTTACCGGATACCCGGATGGACACTGCCCTTTTACGTCATAAACGGCATTTTTCATACCGTGCATCGGCTTAAGATGGATCCCATCCCAGCAGTTGGGAAACTGGATACCGATATTGAACTGCACCGCATCTTTGGCTTTACGCAGTCCGCATACCTCACCCAACTTATTGCTGTAACCTTTGCCGTTGGCGCATAAGAAGGTAATTTTGCCGTTAGGCTGCGTGCCATGGTGATCGCCCGCCAGTAGCGCCAGCCCCGCCGGAAAAGGGGTTAGTGGATATTGCGTAACATGCGAAGCCTGATAATAGGTTTTCTGATAAGCAGGCTGCACGACCGTACCATCCGGCAGACGCAGAGAAGGCGCCCAGTAAGCAGAGCTATCGGCTTTGTTATCGCAGGTGGTCTCAGGGCGCTGACGCAGCGATAAATAATCCGACCAGGCATCGGCATGGGTGTTGCCGAAAAAGTCATGCCACATGGCCTGATTGGGCATACCGTACATCATGATCGCGTCATCGCCACGCGTATGGCTCATGGCGCAAACCACGTGAGCATGCGGGCCGGCGTGAGCACAAAGGGAGGGAAGCAGCATGGCCGACGCCATCGCTGCAGAGAGGGTGGTCCTTTTCATTATTATCTCCTGATATGAAAGGCCACATTGGTATCAAAAGCGCGTGTACACGCCTAAATATTGCCGGGGTACTTTTCCTCGCGGGTTTGCTTTACGCGTAAAAAAGGCCGGAAGAACCGGCCTTTTTCTCCCAGCGTGACATTACAGTGCGATATCTGCCACGGGCTTGTTAACTGCTGGCTGGGGCTTGCCCTGCGGCTCCGCTTTTGGCGCCACATCGGCCGCCTGCGGTTTTTCATATTTCAGCTGCAGAACGCGGCTGGTGTACTCCAGCTCCTGTTCAGTCGCTGCCACATTACCGTTCAGTTTGGTGCCGTAAGACGGAATAATGGTTTTCAGTTTCGCCTGCCATTCCGGCGTCGCGACTTTATCTTTGAACACTTTTTCCATCAGGTGCAGCATGATAGGTGCAGCGGTAGATGCGCCTGGAGAAGCGCCCAGCAGCGCCGCAATGGTGCCCTCTTTATCGCTCACCACTTCAGTGCCGAGACGCAGAACGCCGCCCTCTTTTTCATCACGTTTGATGATCTGCACGCGCTGACCTGCCTGCCACAGACGCCAGTCCTCTTTTTTCGCCTGCGGGTAGTACTCTTTCAGCGCCTCGAAACGCTCTTCATCAGAGAGCATGACCTGGCTAATCAGGTATTTCACCAGATCGAAGTTATCCAGCCCGACGTTCATCATCGGCACGATGTTAGAGGTGGTGGTGGAGCTCAGCAGATCCCACAGCGAACCGTTTTTCAGGAATTTCGTGGAGAAGGTCGCGAACGGTCCGAACAGCACGACGCGTTTGCCATCCAGCATACGGGTATCGATATGGGGAACAGACATTGGCGGTGCGCCCACAGAGGCCTGGCCATACACTTTCGCCAGATGACGGTTCACCACTTCCGGATTTTCAGAGACCAGGAACTGGCCGCCCACCGGGAAACCACCGTAGTTGTCGGCTTCCGGAATACCGGTCTCCTGCAGCAGTTTTAACGCTGCGCCGCCCGCACCGATGAAGACAAACTTCGCCTTAATGACGTGCTCTTCTTCATTGTGCTTCAGGTCGGCTACGGTCACGCTCCAGGAGTTATCAGCGTTACGCTTAAAGCCACGGACTTCGGTATTCAGCGCCAGGTTGAAGTGCTCTTTCTTCTGCAAAGCGCCCACCAGCTGACGGGTGATTTCACCGTAGTTCACATCGGTGCCGATTTCGGTACGGGTTGCAGCTACCTTCTGGTTGGGATCACGCCCTTCCATCACCAGCGGCGCCCACTCTTTGATCTGCGCATGATCTTCAGAGTATTTCATGCCGCGGAACAGGGTGCTCTGCTGAAGGGCGGCATAACGTCCACGCAGGAAGTTAACGTTGTCATCGCCCCAGACAAAACTCATGTGTGGCACGGTGTTAATGAAGCTGTGTGGGTCGTGCAGCACGCCGCTGTTCACCTGATGAGACCAGAACTGACGAGAAATCTGGAACGCTTCGTTAATCTCAACCGCTTTTTCGATACTGATGGAGCCGTCCTTCTTCTGCGGCGTATAGTTCAGCTCCATCAATGCCGAGTGGCCGGTACCGGCGTTGTTCCAGCCGTTCGAACTCTCTTTCGCCACCCCATCCAGGCGCTCAACCATGGTCATTGACCAGTCTGGCTGCAGTTCTTGCAGGTAGGTTCCGAGCGTTGCGCTCATGATCCCGCCACCAATTAAAAGGACATCCGTTTGCTGCTCTTTTGGTGCGTCAGCCTTCGCCGCCATCGAGACAGCGTTCAGCCCCACGGCCAGCGAAAAGAGCACGGCAGTCATTTTTTTCATCATTTATGCCTTAAGTTATACGTGGAAATTGCAGGTGAAATAAGCTGCGGGGCAACGGTAGCAACATTTAAATATTGTTTAAAGGTTACGAAATTATTGTAATTGTGAAATTTAATGGTGGATTGTTTATACGGGAATGGCGCATCGGACTGGCAAAGCGACCATTTTCTGGCTACTATGCTGCACTTTGTGATCGCGCGCACGGAAGCCCGCCCTGACCTGCGAAGCCTTATGTCTAAAATCCTGACCTCTCACCAGCCCGATGAGGGCCGTGTAGCGCATATCCTGCGCTCGCCGAATCTCTTTGTCCGCGAAATTCTGGCGGGTGTTATCACCGCCCTGGCGCTGATCCCGGAAGTGATCTCCTTCTCTGTGGTGGCTGGCGTCGACCCGAAAGTTAGCCTCTTTGCCTCAGTGGTACTCTGCCTGGGGCTCTCTGTGTTGGGCGGTCGCCCGGCGATGGTCACCGCGGCAGCCGGTTCGGTGGCGCTGGTGATTGGTCCGATGGTGGCGCAGCATGGCGTGCAGTACATCCTGCCAGCGGTACTGCTCGCCGGGTTAATTCAGATCCTCTTCGGCGCGCTGGGGATGGCACGATTGATGCGTTTTATTCCCCAGTCGGTGATGACCGGGTTTGTTAACGCCCTTGGGATATTGATCTTCTTCGCGCAGGTTCCCCACTTCTGGAGCAAAAGCCCGCTGATTGTCGGTCTGTTTGTACTGACGATACTGATTGTGCTCTGGGTGCCACGCTACATTAAGAGCGTCCCCTCCCCGCTGATTGCCATTGTGCTGCTGACCCTGTTTACCGTCACCAGCGGACAGATCCTGCCGACCGTGGGCGACGAGGGTTCCATGGGTGGCGGACTGCCAGGGCTGACCGAACTGCTGGTGCCCTTAAACCTGAACACCCTCAGCATTATCTGGCCTTGTGCGCTCAGTATCGCCTTTGTCGGACTGATGGAGTCGTTACTGACGGCAAAACTGGTGGATGAGCTGACGGCAACCCCCTCCAGCAAGCGCCGGGAAAGCATTGGGCTCGGCGTCACCAATATCCTGGCTGGTTTTTTTGGTGGGATTGCCGGTTGCGCGATGATCGGGCAAACCATCGTCAACGTCGAGATGGGCAAAGGCCGCAGTCGCGTATCCACCTTCGCTGCCGGTCTGGTGCTCCTGCTCCTGGTGACCGCGCTGAGCGAAGTGATGGCCAAAATCCCGATGGCGGTGCTGGCGGGGATCATGGCCATCGTCGCGGTGAAAACCTTCAGCTGGCATAGCATCCAGCCTGGTACGGTGAAAGGTGCGCCGGTGGCTGAAACGCTGGTGATGCTGGTGACCGTTGCGGCGACCGTTTCAACCGGTAACCTGGCCATTGGCGTGGTAGGCGGGATTATCGCCATGGCGATCATCCCGGCCCGTCTTAAGCGCAAGCAGGCCGCTACAGCAGAAACAGCGTCGCAAGCCCAAGAAAAATAAAGAAGCCCCCGGTATCGGTGATGGCGGTGATCATCACGCTCGACCCCACTGCGGGGTCGCGCCCGAGACGATTCATGGTCATCGGGATAATCACCCCCATCAGCGCCGCCACCAGCAGGTTAAGCACCATTGCCAGGGTCATGACCGCGCCCAGAGCCATATCATCGTACAACCACCAGGTCACTCCGCCCATAATCCCGCCCCACACCAGACCGTTGATAAGCGCCACGCCCAGTTCGCGGAAAATTAAGAAGGTGAAGTTGCCGGGCTGGATGTTCTGCAACGCCAGCGCACGGACAATCATGGTAATGGTCTGGTTACCGGTATTGCCGCCAATCCCCGCGACAATCGGCATCAGCGAGGCCAGGGCAACCAGCTGCGAGATGGTATGTTCAAAACCATCAATCACCCGCGAGGCGATAAAGGCAGTGCAAAGGTTGATGGCAAGCCACGCCCAGCGGGTTTTTACCGCTTTACTGACCGGCGCATAGACATCCTCTTCCGCGCTCAAGCCCCCCATGGCGCGCATATCGTTATCGGTCTCTTCATAGACCACATCAACGATTTCATCGATGGTCACACGTCCCATCAATTTGCCCGTCGAGTCCACGACGGCGGCGCTGAGCAGGTTGTCACGTTCGAAGGTGCGCGCCGCTTTTTCCGCGTCATCTTCCGGCATGAAGATCACCGGATCGGGCTCCATCACTTCACTCACTCGCCGCTTCGCGCCGTGCAGCAGAATGGTTTGCAGATCCAGCTCGCCCAGTAAGGTTTTATCCCGTGAGGTGACAAAGAGTTTGTCAGTGTTATTGGGCATTTTCCCCAGACGTCGCAGATAGCGCTGCACCGCGCCCAGAGTGACGTCCGGGCGCACGAGAATAACGCCAAACTCCATGATCGCGCCGACGCTGTTTTTCTCATAATGCATCACCTGGCGAACGCGGGCGCGTTCATCAGCCGGCATCGAGGCCAGCAGGCGGCCCGTCAGATTACGCGGCAGATGCTGTACGAGGTAGATCTGCTCATCAATATCCAGGGTCCGGAGCGCGTCAAGGATAGCGTGATCGCTCATCTCCTCGATCAAGTCGTCCCAGACGTTCTCTGAGGCTTCAAGCAGCACCTGGCCGCGCTCGTGATCTTCCACCAGCCGCCACAGAGCGAGACGCTCTTCCCGGGGCAACGCTTCAAGGGTATCGGCAAGATCGGGCGGCGGCAGATGCGACACCAGTGCCCCTACCTCAGCAATATCGTCGGCTAAGGTGCCGACGTCATATTGCTCAGCCAGGGTCAGTTTACCCAGCAGCGTGGAGACCAGCGCTTTATCGGTGGTCATCAACCAGATCAGTCGCGCACGCTCTTCATCGCGCAGCCTTGCGCTGTTTTTGTTTTTTAACGGCATTGATCATAAATCCATGTAATGTGATGGCATTAAGAATAGCGGCAGGATATGTAAATAAGAATAAACGACGGGCGGAGATGAACAAAAAAAGAGCATAAAGAGGGAAAATACCCGGCCATTGGGACGGCCGGGCAAAGAAGTCAGGCAGTACGGGCAACCGCATCCCTGGAGGCAGCATCGCGCTCGGCACCGGTCAGCTCGCTCAGCTGGCCATTACGCATCTCCAGCAACCGATCCGCATGAATAAAGTAGTGATCGTCATGGCTGATGGCAAAGATGGTTTTGCCCATCTGCTGCATCAGCGGTAGCAGCACCTGGTAGAAGTCGCGGCGGAAGTGGGGATCCTGATCTGCTGCCCACTCGTCGAGCAAAATGATGTCACGCTCTTCGGCCAGCGCCAGGAGTAGCGCCACGCGCTTCTTCTGCCCTTTCGACAGCTTCAGGTTGAGAATTTTGCCATTCTCCAGCTCAAGCTTATGTGACATTTGCAGATGGTCGAGCCACTTCGCGACCAGCGCCGAATCGGCCTGTTTGCCCTCTGGTCCCAGCAACTGGTCAAACAGCCAGACGTCGGTGAAGACCGCCGAGAAGAGCTTGCGGTAGTCTTCAGGCTGCTCAACGTTCATGGGTTTGCCGTCAAGGAGGATGTCGCCTGACTGAGGCTGGTAGAGGCCCGTTAACAGCATCGCCAGCGTTGATTTACCGCTACCGTTCCCGCCAATCAGAAACAGCAACTCACCGCGATGGATCGTTAAATTTACCGGCCCAATGGCGAAGGCGTTGTCCTGGTAGTGGAACGTGACATTGCGTAACTCCAGGGTCTGCCAGTTCGGGAAGGCCTGTGGACGCGGGAACGCAGGCTTGTAGGGCGCCAGCGCAAATTTGTTAAGCTTATTAAATGCCACCTGCGCGCTCAGCAGGGTCGGCAACGCACCCACGGCAGAGAGCATCGGCGTACGCAGGAACAGCAGCGTCAACGAGTAGGTTGCCGCCACGTTGGTATCGGCCCAACCGAGGCTGTTCGCCATCCAGAACACCAGGCCGATAGCGCCCAGCATCATAATGTTCGACCAGTTTACCGCGCTCAGATGAAAGGTATCGGCGCGAATAATATGGTGGCGATACTCGCGGGCATCCGGAACATAGAGATTATTGAAGATGTGTTCAGCGCGCTCGCGATTCAGGGTCAGCTCTTTGCGCCCTTCCAGCACGGTCTGATAATCGTTGTAGAGCTTATCTTCGGTTTCACGCAGCACGGCCATATGTTTGTAGACCCGCGCCACCAGCACGAACCCGCCCCAGATGGTGATCACAATCCACAGTGCGGTGATGGCCAGCATTTTGGTAGACAAGAATGCGAGATAGGCTGCCGATCCGAAGGTCAGAATAATCCCCTGCACCAGCTCCGGCAGACGCACAAAGGCAATGGTGATGGCACGCACATCGCTGGTCAGCCCGGCCAGCAACGAAGCGCTGCCTAACTGCTCGATGCGCTCTACGTGGGTATCCAGAATACGCTTGATAAACTCGCTACGCAGGCGATAAACGAAGTGGTGGCCCAGCGTGGTCAGCGCCAGCTGTGAGCCCAGCGTTACCGCCATCAGCAACAGCAGCAAACCGAGAAATTCGGGTAGCACCGTCAGGGTGGTATCGACCGTTTCGATTAAACGCAGATTGATAAAGGCGATGAGCCCTATTCCCAGCGCGGCGCTGAGCAGGCTTAGCGCCATCACCGCAATAAAAGGCCAGCGATATTGTCGCCAGACCAGAAGAAGGAGTTCCATGCAGAGCTTTCCGGACAAGAAAAAACAGCCAGCAGTTTAAACTGCCCGCCGCTTACATCAAGAATAATTCTTATTTTTATTCGCTCTTCGCTGCCTGGCGGAACGTAAGGTTGTAGCGATACTCGCCGGTCAGGGGATGTTCGCCTGGCTTGAGCGGTTGGATCCCGTGATAAAAGAGGCGCGATGCACCGCCCCACACCACCACATCACCATGCTCCAGCAGCAGGCGTTGTAGGGGATCATTACGTTTCATTCCGCCAAACTGGAAGACGGCCGGCAATCCCAGCGAGACCGAAACAATCGGTGCCCGCAGGTCGGCTTCGTCTTTATCCTGATGCAGCGAGAGCTTTGCCCCTACGCCGTAGCGGTTGATCAGGCAGGCGTCGGGTTGAAAATCGGCGTAGCCTGCCGCGATAGCCGCCCGGTGGCAAAGCGTAGTAAAAGCGACAGGTAGCGGCGGCCAGCGATGACCGGTGAGCGGATCGTTGGGAGAGTATAGATAGCCGCGTTGGTCGGTCGTCCAGCCGAGCGGGCCGCAGTTGGTCATGGCCACTGACATGGTATACCCGCCCGGGGTCACCATCTGGCGAAAGGGGGCATGCGTCGCCACGTCGGCAATCGCCGCCATCAGGGCGGAGTCAGAGGCGAGCGCAAAGCGGCGCAAGATCACGGCCCCCGGCGCCAGCGGCTCTTCCCAGGGTTCGGCATCGGCAAAAAGATCGAGCATTACTCCTCCTCATTTCCGGCTTCACGGCGCAGAAGCGCCGCTTTTCGCGCTATTCCCCAGCGGTACCCTGAAAGCCCACCGTCGTTTCGCACTACCCGGTGACACGGAATGATAATGGCGAGCCGGTTGGCCGCGCAGGCACGGGCCACTGCCCGCACCGCATTCGGTTTACCGAGGCGGGTAGCCACCTGCTGATAACTGACGGTTTCCCCAGCCGGAATAGTGCGTAATGCTTGCCAGACCTGCTGCTGGAAGGCGGTACCGCGAATATCCAGCGGCAGCGGCAGCGTCAGGCTCAGGGTATGGTTATCAATGCTGGCGATAACCTGCTGCACGCGTGCGGCAAATCCGGTATCTGCCTGCTCGTGGCGGGCGTGCGGGAACAACGTCTGCAGTTCGTTCAGCAACGCCGCGTCCTCATCTCCGGGCAGTATGGCACAGATCCCGCGCTCGCTCTCCGCGACCAGACAGCGGCCCAGCGCGCAGTCGCTGAGCGCGTAACGGACGGTTGTCTTATCGCCGCCCCGGCGAAACTGCTTCGCGGTCATGCCAAGCGCGGCGTCTGCGTTACGGTAGTAGCTGCTGCTGTCCGGAAAACCGGCCGCCAGCAACGAATCGGTAATCTTTTCGCCCTGCGCTAACCGGCTACGGAGACGCGCCGCGCGGGCGGCCTGCTGCCAGGCTTTGGGCGTCATCCCGGTGGCGGATTTGAACAGACGGTGCAGATGATAAGGGCTTACCGCCACCTGCTGCGCCAGTGCATCCAGCGTGAGGGACTCTTCCTGCTCCAGCAGGCGGCAGGCTTTCTCGATAAGCAATACACGCCGCGCCTGCGGATCATGTTCATCGGGGCGACAACGTTTACAGGGACGAAAGCCGGCCTGAAGGGCGGTATCAGCATCGTCAAAGAAACGGACATTCTGGCGTAAGGCGTGGCGCGCCCGACACGACGGGCGGCAAAAGATACCGGTGGTTTGCACGGCAAAGACGAACTGGCCGTCAGCGGCGGTGTCGCGAGACAACACCGCCTGCCAGCGTGGGTCATCATTAATCAGGGTCGTTTTGTTCATCATGCGCTCCTTCAGTAAGCATACTCCTACCCTGCCTGAGCGCCAGAGAACAAAAACCCGTAACCTTGCTTTTTAATTTTTTCCGTTAACCAGATAGCCGCTGAACTGCGGTGACATCCAGGTTTTGAACCCGTTACCTTCACGGGTGATCATATAGACCGCCAGCCCTTCCCGGCGCACAACTTCCTTCGCTTTTTCCGTCCCCAGCACCATCAGACCTGTATCCCAGGCATCGGCCTCCAGCGCCGTGGGGGCTATCACCGTCACGGACACCAGATTATGGGTGATAGGTCGCCCGGTCTGAGGGTCGATCGCGTGGGAGATGCGCTTGCCGTCCAGCTCATAATAGTTACGATAGCTGCCCGCCGTACTAATGCCGTGGCCGTTGATGTCAACGATCGCCTGTACGGCATTCTGCTCATCGGTAGGTTTTTGGATCGCCACGCGCCACGGTTTATCGCTGGCATTCATCCCCCGGCTGACCAGCGCGCCCCCTACCGACACCAGATAGCGGGGGATCCCCTCTTCGGCCATCAGCGCGGCCAGGTGATCGGCGGCATAGCCTTCGCCAACGGTAGAAAGATCAACAAACAGGTCGGGGATATTCTTTTCCAGATACTGCTGACCGTACTGGTACAGCACCGACAGATGGTGCAGCCCGGTTTGTCCTCGCGCATCATCAATTTGTTGCTGGGTGGGTGTTTTTACGGGCTGTTTGTCGGGACCAAATCCCCACAGGTTGACCAGCGGCCCTACGGTGATATCCATCGCCCCCTGGGTTTTGTAGCCCACGCGCAGGGATTCGGTCACGATATCTGCCATCGCCTCGCTAACGGGCCACGGAGAGGTGCTTTTTGAGTGATTAAAGCGCATCAGCGCGGAGTCGTTTTTCCAGGTAGAAAGGAGCTGATCGTCGGCATCCAGCTGCGTCTGGATCTTACCGCGTAGTGCTTCAGCCCTGGCTTTATCAACGTTGATAACGCTAACGCGCCAGAAGGTGCCCATGGTTTTACCTTCTAACACCGTTGCCACTGCGGCATTTTCACTTTTTTCCGGCGTTTTTGGGGCATCGCACGCTGTTAACATAAAGAGTGCCGACAAGACGCCGACACGAAGAAAAGTCATATCCATTATTTATTATCCTCTGGCCTGAGCCCGGCAAGAGTACACCAAAAACAGGGATTTGTAAGAGCCGATTACAGGAACAAAAAAGGGGCCATCAGGCCCCTTATCTGACACGCTATGCGTCTTAGAACTGGTAAACCAGACCCAGCGCGACGATGTCGTCAGTGCTGATGCCAGCCTGTTCGGTGAATTCGTTTTTATCCAGCAGGTTGATTTTGTAATCAACGTAGGTGGACATGTTTTTGTTGAAGTAGTAAGTCGCGCCAACATCAACATACTTCAGCAAATCCTGATCGCCGAAGTTGGTGGTGTTGTTACGGATGTCTTTCCCTTTAGACTGCAGGTACGCCACGGACGGACGCAGACCGAAGTCGAACTGGTACTGTGCGACCACTTCGAAGTTCTGCGCTTTATCAGCGAAACCGTAGGCATCGGTGATGCTGCTGCCGTTAGAAGAACCAAAACGGGTCGCGTTATAGGTCTGGGAGTATTGCGCTGCCAGGTAAACATTGTTCGCGTCATATTTCAGGCCGCCGCTGTATACGTTAGCGCGATCGCCGTCGCCGTAGACATCTGCTGCGTTCTGGTCAGCGGTACGTTTAGAGGAGGCCAGAGCGGCACCCGCACTGAAACCTTCGCCCAGATCGTAAGTCAGAGACGCGCCATAGCCATCACCGTTCTGTTTCAGCAGGCTACGACCGCCGGCAGAGTCATTCTCGCCGCTTACGTTGTCGTTCGCGCCCTGGTACTGCAGCGCGAAGTTCAGGCCTTCAACCAGACCGAAGAAGTCCTGGTTACGGTAGGTCGCAACACCATTAGCACGGGATTGCATGAAGTTATCAGCACCGTAGGTGTCGCCGCCGAATTCTGGCAGAACGTCAGTCCAGGAGGTGACGTCGTAGATAATGCCGTAGTTACGACCGTAATCGAAAGAGCCTGCGTCGCCGAATTTCAGACCTGCAAATGCCACACGGGTCCAGGACTGGTTATCGCTTTCAGAGGTGTTGCCCTGAATCTGGTATTCCCACTGGCCGTACCCGGTCAGCTGGTCATTAACCTGCGTTTCGCCTTTAAAGCCGATACGCATATAGGTCTGATCGCCATCGCTACCGTCGTCATCAGAGAAATAGTGCAGGCCATCAACTTTGCCGAAGAGATCCAATTTGTTGCCGTCTTTGTTATAAATTTCAGCCGCATTCGCTGCGCCCGCTACCAGCAGTGCTGGTACCAGGAGGGAAAGTACTTTAACTTTCATTTTTATACCCTCTGTTATATGCCTTATTTTTATTACCACTGCTTACTGATTAACCCTCTTAACCAGTCGGCAACTTCATTCTCCGCAAAAATACAGAATAATCCAACGGGAATATGATACGAAAACTTTGAAGATGTTTCACTTTTCAATCAGGATGTTTCATTTTGTAAAAACCAGGGAACTTTCTGACAGCACAAATAGTTAAAAAACAAACACGCCATACAGCACATTCAAATAAAAACTATAAATATCAATGATATAGTCAATACTGCGTTATAGCACTGATTGACAAAACAATTTCTTATCTCCCGTCTAAAATAACTCTCGCTATCATCATTAACTTTATTTATTACCGTCATTCAGTTTTGAATGTCTGTTTATCCCAAATTGAGCCGAATGCCCTGCATTCGGTTTTTTTTTACACTTCTCTACACAAATAGTCATTATTTGTGCTACCGCCCTGAAACTATAACGACTATTAATTAATTGCCGTTGTGCTGAAAATTAGACAGCAAAAATGAACGGCAAATATAATTGTTTGTTTGATTGTGCTATTTTCTTTAATTATCGCTAATAATTTGTACAATACATTTCATGGTGTACAAATTTTCGCCAGAGGAACGGACGGGCTTTTCTGACGTAAAAAGTCAGCTCATCAGGTAGCGTGACGCTGGAAATTCGATTATTACCCTTTATACTGCCCTTTCCGCCTGCAGCGCAGCCATAACGGGTTAAACATAGCAATGAGTCAGTCTGAAACCACAGCCGCCAGTAAATTTTCACTGCTTCCGGGCAGCATTACCCGTTTCTTTCTTCTATTGATAGTTGTGCTGTTAGTCACCCTGGGCGTGATGGTGCAGAGTGCGGTAAATGCCTGGCTAAAGGATCGCAGTTATCAGGTTGTGGATATCACCCATGCCCTTCATAAACGCATTGATACCTGGCGCTATGCCACCTGGCAGATTTACGACAATATCGCTGCAACGCCTGGTAACTCTTCGGGAGAAGGCTTGCAGGAAACCCGCCTTAAACAAGACGTTTACTATCTTGAGAAGACGCGTCGGAAAACCGAAGCCCTGATTTTTGGCTCTCACGACAGCGCCACCCTTGAGATGACGCAGCGTATCTCTACCTATCTTGATACCTTGTGGGGCGCCGAAACTATTCCCTGGTCGATGTACTACCTGAACGGCCAGGATAACAGCATGATTTTAATCTCTACCCTGCCGCTGAAAGACCTCTCCTCCGGGTTTAAAGAGACCACGGTCGGCAATATCGTTGACTCGCGTCGGGCAGAGATGTTGCAGCAGGCCAATGCGCTGGATGAGCGTGAAAGTTTCTCTTCTCTGCGCCGGCTGGCATGGCAGAACGGGCATTACTTCACGCTACGCACCACCTTTAACCAACCGGGGCATCTGGCAACGGTGGTGGCGTTCGACCTGCCGATAAACGATTTGATCCCACCGGATATGCCGCTGGATAGTTTCCGCCTCGATCCGGATACTGCCTCGCAAAATCTGCGTTCATCACAAGATAAAGAGAGCCCGGACAGCGTAAGCATCTCTTTCAACGGCTCGAAGATCGAGATCGCCTCTTCCCTGAACAGTACCGGGATGCGACTGGTCTGGCAGGTGCCTTTTGGTACCCTGCTGCTCGATACGCTGCAAAACATTCTATTGCCA contains:
- the ada gene encoding bifunctional DNA-binding transcriptional regulator/O6-methylguanine-DNA methyltransferase Ada; amino-acid sequence: MNKTTLINDDPRWQAVLSRDTAADGQFVFAVQTTGIFCRPSCRARHALRQNVRFFDDADTALQAGFRPCKRCRPDEHDPQARRVLLIEKACRLLEQEESLTLDALAQQVAVSPYHLHRLFKSATGMTPKAWQQAARAARLRSRLAQGEKITDSLLAAGFPDSSSYYRNADAALGMTAKQFRRGGDKTTVRYALSDCALGRCLVAESERGICAILPGDEDAALLNELQTLFPHARHEQADTGFAARVQQVIASIDNHTLSLTLPLPLDIRGTAFQQQVWQALRTIPAGETVSYQQVATRLGKPNAVRAVARACAANRLAIIIPCHRVVRNDGGLSGYRWGIARKAALLRREAGNEEE
- the apbE gene encoding FAD:protein FMN transferase ApbE, which encodes MDMTFLRVGVLSALFMLTACDAPKTPEKSENAAVATVLEGKTMGTFWRVSVINVDKARAEALRGKIQTQLDADDQLLSTWKNDSALMRFNHSKSTSPWPVSEAMADIVTESLRVGYKTQGAMDITVGPLVNLWGFGPDKQPVKTPTQQQIDDARGQTGLHHLSVLYQYGQQYLEKNIPDLFVDLSTVGEGYAADHLAALMAEEGIPRYLVSVGGALVSRGMNASDKPWRVAIQKPTDEQNAVQAIVDINGHGISTAGSYRNYYELDGKRISHAIDPQTGRPITHNLVSVTVIAPTALEADAWDTGLMVLGTEKAKEVVRREGLAVYMITREGNGFKTWMSPQFSGYLVNGKN
- a CDS encoding multidrug ABC transporter permease/ATP-binding protein translates to MELLLLVWRQYRWPFIAVMALSLLSAALGIGLIAFINLRLIETVDTTLTVLPEFLGLLLLLMAVTLGSQLALTTLGHHFVYRLRSEFIKRILDTHVERIEQLGSASLLAGLTSDVRAITIAFVRLPELVQGIILTFGSAAYLAFLSTKMLAITALWIVITIWGGFVLVARVYKHMAVLRETEDKLYNDYQTVLEGRKELTLNRERAEHIFNNLYVPDAREYRHHIIRADTFHLSAVNWSNIMMLGAIGLVFWMANSLGWADTNVAATYSLTLLFLRTPMLSAVGALPTLLSAQVAFNKLNKFALAPYKPAFPRPQAFPNWQTLELRNVTFHYQDNAFAIGPVNLTIHRGELLFLIGGNGSGKSTLAMLLTGLYQPQSGDILLDGKPMNVEQPEDYRKLFSAVFTDVWLFDQLLGPEGKQADSALVAKWLDHLQMSHKLELENGKILNLKLSKGQKKRVALLLALAEERDIILLDEWAADQDPHFRRDFYQVLLPLMQQMGKTIFAISHDDHYFIHADRLLEMRNGQLSELTGAERDAASRDAVARTA
- the alkB gene encoding DNA oxidative demethylase AlkB, whose protein sequence is MLDLFADAEPWEEPLAPGAVILRRFALASDSALMAAIADVATHAPFRQMVTPGGYTMSVAMTNCGPLGWTTDQRGYLYSPNDPLTGHRWPPLPVAFTTLCHRAAIAAGYADFQPDACLINRYGVGAKLSLHQDKDEADLRAPIVSVSLGLPAVFQFGGMKRNDPLQRLLLEHGDVVVWGGASRLFYHGIQPLKPGEHPLTGEYRYNLTFRQAAKSE
- a CDS encoding porin OmpC, translated to MKVKVLSLLVPALLVAGAANAAEIYNKDGNKLDLFGKVDGLHYFSDDDGSDGDQTYMRIGFKGETQVNDQLTGYGQWEYQIQGNTSESDNQSWTRVAFAGLKFGDAGSFDYGRNYGIIYDVTSWTDVLPEFGGDTYGADNFMQSRANGVATYRNQDFFGLVEGLNFALQYQGANDNVSGENDSAGGRSLLKQNGDGYGASLTYDLGEGFSAGAALASSKRTADQNAADVYGDGDRANVYSGGLKYDANNVYLAAQYSQTYNATRFGSSNGSSITDAYGFADKAQNFEVVAQYQFDFGLRPSVAYLQSKGKDIRNNTTNFGDQDLLKYVDVGATYYFNKNMSTYVDYKINLLDKNEFTEQAGISTDDIVALGLVYQF